One segment of Ipomoea triloba cultivar NCNSP0323 chromosome 12, ASM357664v1 DNA contains the following:
- the LOC115998939 gene encoding U4/U6.U5 small nuclear ribonucleoprotein 27 kDa protein-like, with product MTDRDRVRDRDRDRDRERERDKDRYRDRDRDRDRERDRDRKRDRDERERDRDRKEGERSKRSPSPPRSRSYTPDRVRSRRARSRTRSPSTDRHRHRHRSPSRSRSPDRHHRSRNHHRHRTPSPESPPRKRHKEEGEKDRDRQRDRQRAVSDFVDGIAKEHKQKQDGEGGAAAEGSAEMIDEDELEMMKKLGIPVGFDSTKGKPVAGNDVGAVRKVTKRQPRQYMNRRGGFNRPLPAEINR from the coding sequence ATGACCGACCGTGACCGAGTTCGCGATCGAGACCGAGATAGAGACCGCGAAAGAGAAAGAGACAAGGATAGATACAGAGATAGAGACAGAGACAGAGACAGGGAGCGAGATAGAGATCGGAAAAGAGACCGTGATGAACGCGAACGCGACCGAGACCGGAAAGAAGGGGAGCGCAGCAAGCGGTCTCCTTCTCCTCCCCGTTCGCGTTCATATACACCTGACCGTGTCCGATCCCGGAGAGCCCGTTCCCGCACTCGCTCCCCGTCAACCGACCGCCACCGTCACCGCCATCGTTCCCCGTCTCGTTCGCGCTCTCCTGACCGTCACCACCGAAGCCGGAATCACCACCGCCACCGCACTCCTTCCCCCGAAAGCCCTCCCAGAAAACGCCACAAGGAGGAGGGTGAAAAGGATAGGGATAGGCAGCGGGACAGGCAGAGGGCCGTTTCGGATTTCGTTGATGGAATTGCAAAGGAGCATAAGCAGAAGCAGGATGGAGAGGGCGGCGCAGCTGCGGAAGGGAGTGCAGAGATGATTGATGAGGACGAGCTtgagatgatgaagaaattAGGTATTCCTGTAGGGTTTGATTCGACTAAGGGAAAGCCGGTTGCCGGGAACGATGTGGGCGCTGTGAGGAAAGTGACCAAAAGGCAGCCTCGACAGTACATGAACCGGCGTGGAGGGTTCAATCGACCCTTGCCTGCTGAAATCAATCGCTAA